The following proteins are encoded in a genomic region of Sulfurovum indicum:
- a CDS encoding nitrous oxide reductase accessory protein NosL, whose amino-acid sequence MKKILLVLLAIGTMVSYSHAEMKCAPGKCGAAMKMPGKPKKMMKMFQSVSKEKAILLQEGKAKAFCPECGMSLPMFYKTNHAAHVNGKTKQYCSIHCVVEDMQKGSTLTDIKVVDTNSLKFIDATKAFYVVGSSKKGTMTAVSKYAFSSKADADAFAKVNGGKVVDFKGALEAAKADFAKDSKMIAKKQAMMAKKGEMMYGKMCQKTDKKFATTAEAKAFIIENKLCKGLNGKQLQAVGLYLKNR is encoded by the coding sequence ATGAAAAAAATATTACTGGTTCTATTGGCAATAGGTACGATGGTAAGCTATTCCCATGCTGAGATGAAGTGTGCACCAGGCAAATGCGGGGCAGCGATGAAAATGCCTGGAAAACCTAAAAAGATGATGAAGATGTTCCAGTCGGTTTCCAAAGAGAAAGCCATACTCCTGCAGGAGGGTAAAGCAAAAGCGTTTTGTCCTGAGTGCGGAATGTCACTGCCGATGTTCTATAAAACGAACCATGCTGCACATGTGAACGGAAAAACGAAACAGTATTGTTCTATTCACTGTGTAGTAGAAGATATGCAAAAAGGTTCCACACTTACAGATATCAAAGTGGTTGATACAAACTCCCTGAAGTTCATTGATGCTACAAAAGCTTTTTATGTTGTAGGAAGCAGTAAAAAAGGTACTATGACAGCCGTGAGTAAATATGCTTTCTCTTCCAAAGCAGATGCAGATGCTTTTGCCAAAGTCAACGGTGGCAAAGTGGTTGATTTCAAAGGAGCATTGGAAGCCGCAAAAGCAGACTTTGCCAAAGACAGTAAGATGATTGCCAAAAAACAGGCAATGATGGCTAAAAAAGGTGAGATGATGTATGGTAAAATGTGTCAAAAGACAGATAAAAAGTTTGCCACCACAGCAGAAGCCAAAGCTTTCATCATTGAGAATAAACTCTGTAAAGGTCTGAACGGCAAACAGTTACAGGCAGTCGGACTTTATCTTAAAAACAGATAA